TAGTATCTCTTTTCCCCCTTATTGGCCACATCCAGGCTGTCAGCAGTGAATCCTGTGGTCAGTCTTCGAAATGCGCAGGGCTGGGCTGTCGGGTGCATCAGCGCCCATCGCGTGCGCTCTGGGCTGCTGTGTCCTGCTGCAGATGCTCAGCGGCTGTGGCCCTGGGGTAGGGGGGTGGGCGCTGGGCAAGGTGCTGAATTGAACCGCCCCCTTGCATGCCAGCTCTGTGACCAAAActgttctctcctctcctcctcgcTGCCTGCCGGCCCCTCTGTCTGCAACCGCCTGCTGGCCTCTGCATGGCAGAAGTCCTCCAGCTCTGCATCCTCTGAGGCCTCGGAAACCTGCCAGTCCGTTAGCGAGTGCAGCTCCCCCACCTCGGTCAGTGCTCCCAGCCCGGCCCCAGGATAGTCACCAGCTGCTCCTCCTATCCGTGCCCTCTCCACCTGGTGCCACTACCACACAGAGGGCCTGGGTTCAGCCAGGGGTGCGTGCACACAGCACCTGTCCCCAAGAGACAAGCCGCCTGGCCACCTCCTACAGTCACTGCCCACACAGCCACATCTTACCCCTGGGCCTGGTGGGACTGAGGGGCCACGGTCACACTCCATGTTCTGCCCTTGGCTGTGACTGTGAACCAGAGGCCCTTCATAGCCCTGGACACCATGAGCCTCAGCCACAGTGAGGGGCCCCCGGGCTGTAGATGGTAGGGCCAAGGGTCCCCCTGACCTGCCACACCCTCCCTGCAGGACTGGTCCAAGGTTGGCTCCCACGAGCAGCCCTCAGGCGCCACTCTGCAACGGAGGAAGGACCGAGTGGAGCTCCTGAGAGACACAGAGCCAGGCCCTGCCAGTGGGGGCACCCTGGGCCCCAGTGGGGAAGAGGCACCACGACCCCGGATGTCCCCTGCCACCATCGCGGCCAAGGTAGGCCGGCCAGGGTCCCCCTTCACTTCCAGGTTAGTCCCAGGAGGCCCAGCCAGTGGCCTCAGGGCCAGCTCCAACCACCTGGCAGGGCTGCCTGGAGTTTGGGCAGAGGGGATTGGGGGCACAAGGCTTCAGCCTGCACTTTCCCACCCTCAGCACAGCGAGGAGGTGTCCCCCGCAGCCAGTGACCTCGCCATGGTGCTGACGCGCGGCCTGAGCCTGGAGCACCAGAAGAGCAGCCGGGACTCGCTGCAGTACTCCAGCGGCTACAGCACGCAGACCACCACGCCCTCCTGCTCTGAGGACACCATTCCCTCCCAAGGCAGGCCTGCGGGGCTGGGGTGGGACCAGGGATGGCTGGGACTTCGCCATCCAGGAGGGCCCCGTCCTTCCCCCTCTGTGCTCACCCTGGTGGGCTGGGGGCAAGGAACCACCTGGGACCCCGACCTTACTGCGTCCCATGCCCCCAGGCTCCGACTACGACTGCTACTCTGTGAATGGGGATGCAGACAGCGAGGGCCCGCCTGAGTTTGACAAGTCATCCACCATCCCGCGCAACAGCAACATCGCCCAGAACTACCGTCGCCTGATCCAGACCAAGCGCCCAGCCTCCACTGCTGGGCTGCCCACCGCCACTGGCCTGCCCTCGGGCGCACCCCCTGGCGTGGCCACCATCCGCCGCACGCCCTCCACCAAGCCTACCGTGCGCCGCGCCCTGTCCAGCGCTGGCCCCATCCCCATCCGGCCGCCCATCGTCCCTGTGAAGACGCCCACGGTGCCTGACTCACCCGGCTACATGGGGCCCACACGGGCGGGCAGCGAGGAGTGCGTCTTCTACACCGACGAGACCGCCTCACCCCTGGCACCGGACCTTGCCAAGGCCTCCCCAAAGAGGCTCAGCCTGCCCAACACAGCCTGGGGCAGCCCATCCCCAGAGGCAGCCGGGTACCCCGGGGCAGGTGCCGAGGACGAGCAGCAGCAGCTAGCGGCCAACCGGCACAGTCTGGTGGAGAAGCTGGGAGAgctggtggcgggtgcccatgCACTGGGCGAGGGCCAGTTCCCCTTCCCCACTGCTCTGTCAGCCACCCCCACGGAGGAGACACCCACCCCGCCCCCAGCTGCCACCAGCGACCCCCCGGCCGAAGACATGCTGGTGGCCATCCGGCGTGGGGTCCGGCTCCGCAGGACCGTCACCAACGACAGGTCGGCGCCCCGCATCTTATGATGGCGCCACCCTCCCCATCCTCTCAGGCCCCAGTGCGAGCAGGTGGCCTGGTCTGTGAGCCGCAGGCACTCAAAGCAAAGGCCCAGCCAGGAGAGAGGACAGAACCAGGGCAGAGGCCATGCCACTTTACAGAAAGACACACCTCACTTGGATTCCAGCATTTAAACGGGAAGTGACTTCTTAGCAAGCCTGGCCGGGACGGAGCCTGCAGGCCTGGGCCTGGTTCGGGGTCTGTTTTATGCTCTTctgtccctcctcttcctcctctcggGCCCTGCCTCTTCCATACCCGTGAGCACCAGGGCCAGGGCCCCGCCCACAGCAGAGGGGCCGGGCTGGCCTCCCTCTCACCATCCCGGCCTCTCCCAGGGCTGGtcctgcctcagctcctcctGGAATGCTGGCCCCCTCTCCCCTGCCTGagcccccctcctcccctcttgccttctctctgcctctcccaggcCTCTCTCTCCGGGAAGCAGAGTGGCTGTGGAGGGCAGGTGTGCGCTGGGCTGGATgtctgctgggggctgggggccaggGCAGCAGGTTGGAGTTGGGCAGCCAGGCCCTCCCGTGTGGGAAGGGAGTTCCAGGGCCCATGCCGAGTCTCAGGGAGGAAACCAGGGGCTGCCTGGGGAGTCCCGGGGGCCCTGTGGTGGCTCCCGCCCCTCGCCTCCCCGACCCCGTGAGGCTGGCTGGAGGGGACCAGGGCAGTTCCTTGGAAACTAGGGCAGCAGGGTTAGGAGGCCGGAGGCCCTAGGGTCACCGGCCAGCCACACAGGCACCGTTTTCAGATGTTCACTTCTCATTGGGTACATCAATCCTTTAACTTTGGGGTCACAGTTTCAGCCACCTTTGGAAGGAGGGGACTGGAGCAGTAGGAGGTGTGGGGtcattttatgaatataataaaatggaGCTGGCTGTGGACGAGGACTGTGTGTGGGGGTGAGGGGACGATACAGGGTGGGTGTCTGGGAGCACCTGGGGGACAGCCCCCCCCCGTGGCCTGGTGGTCCTATGGCAGGAGGAGAAGGGGGGGACTTGGCTCCCCCAGAGTCCTGGGAAAGCTACTGTTCTCTCTGGCGTCTTGAGCGTAGCCAAAATAGGGTTGGGAGGCTCCCGGCCTGTCTGCTGTGGTCTGAGCCAGCTGCAAGCCCAGGTAGGGGAGCGAGTCTGGGAAGATTGGCTTTGACTCTCTGTTGCCAGAGGAGATGCCATCCCAGGACGGCCCCCACTGTAGTCCAGGCTTGCGCTGGcagcgggggcgggggcgggggggggcaaagctgcccccaccccacgcacCAAGTCACGCCAAGTCTCAGCAGGTAAAAGCACGTGAGCCTAAGGCAAGCGGAGGAAGTCCTGGTGGCCCCGCAGGTCAGGAGGGAAAGCAGGGCTCGGAGGGCATCGTGGCCCCAGGGCAGGGTCCTACCTGGGGGTCAGGAGCACCTTGGTCTTGATGGAGTGGAGCTGGGTCTGAGCCTCCCAGGCTTGAGCTCCTGGAAGTTGTTGTGCGGTGAGTTGGGACCCCGGCAGGGCAGCTCCTGGGTAAGTCTGGGCACCAAGCAGGCCCTGATGTGCACGGAGTCTCATCAGAGAGAGCTGATGGAGAATGGTCCCTGTAAGTAAGTCACTAGGTCCAACAACTGCCTGGCCGAGCACTCAACCCGTGGAGCTCAGGCCAACATCAGGGCCCCTGTTTTAGGGGCCAGGAGAGCAGGTGACCAGTGTGGGGAGTCTTGGGTGGAATTTCTGCCGCACATTCTCCCCAGGGCTGCAAGGGTCTGCTGAGGCAGGGCGGTGGAGCAGGATTCAGGATGTGGTGGGAAAAGTGTGAGGGGCAGTGGGTGGGCAGGCCTGGGCTTCAGAGGTCCTGATGGGAAAGGAGGCAGGGGCTTCCCAGAGAGGGGGGCTCGTGTGGCACAGCCCCCACCAACTCCGCCGTGCCCCTCCCCTGCAAGCCCCGGGGGCTGTACATACTCTACCCCATCCCCTCGTCCATCCTGAGACCACCCCTGCCGCCCTTGCGTCGACGTAGCGACCACCTCGTAGGCCCACCCACCTCGGGATCCGAGCCAACCATCCCACATCACAAACTTTGGTTTGGGGGACTTTACGTttgtttaatttctcattttgtacagagaaatattcttttcaaaagcGTCTTTTGACTGAAGTAACTTTCCTGGTGCTGTTGTTAACTCGttccttttcttaatttattcCCCCACCCCAGGCAGCCCTCCTGGTTCCTACTCACCCTTCCCCCCCTCCCCTACCCTCCATCCCATACGaaccattttgtttcttttctttctgtcagaTTTTGGAAAAATTCTCCTCTCCTCCCCGCCCCCTCCACACCATCCTCTCCCTGATTTAAATAGTCACTGCTACAAGTAACAGATGCACTGTGAAGATTCCAGTATTAATAAAGGTGTACTGTAATTAAcacccctgcctctgcctggctGCTTTCCCGCCCCATCCCCACACCTCACCTTTCCTACCCCAGATCCCAGCTGCAGGGGGCCAGGCTGGGGGCTCCCGGAGGATCTCAGATCTCCATGTGGGGGCCAGGGCCAGACCTGGGTCTCTGAAATGCCCCACAGGTGTCCCTGCTAGGGGCTGCCTGGGGGCAGccagatggagggagggagggaggatggcaAGGGTCAAGGCGAGGGGATCAGCCCAACACCGCCTCCCCCAACCCAGGCTTACAGAGGCCCCTGGGCTAGGCAGATCCAGAACTCCATCCCTGGCATCCTTCTCATTCCACATCCCTTGGGCAGGCTCCATCCACTCCGAATCCACACCCTCAGCCCCGCCCCCATTGATTTCCTGCGCTTGGCCACCTCCCATCCCCTCCAGGTTCACCCCTGAAGAtgcaaagcaaagcaaaccaAAGGAAGCGGGGTgtttaatagaaaaaagaaactggaagaGCATCCGCTATGGCTAGATGTGGCACTTGGCACCGCCCTCTGCCCCCAGCTCCCCAGTCTGCCAGCCTGGGGGATCCTAGAATGGCCACGTCGTGCTGCCCGTCTCCCTGCAACCCACGGCTGTGGCCTCACCGCTGCGGGCCACAGGAGGCTCAGCACCCCCTTCAGGCGGGGGGACAGTGAGGGCAGTGCCAGGAGGGGCCAGGAGCTATGTCCCCATCCACCTTCAGGTCCCCAGGTCCCCTCCGCTCCAGGTGAGGCCATGGCAGCTATGGAAGGCAGGAAGCTGAGCCCTGCTGTGGCGCAGAATCCCCCTCAAAGGAAAAACCCCCTTCCCCGGGGTCCTCTCCCAAGGGGGGTCTCACCACCACCCCTCGAAGTCTCAGGTCCAGTTGAACTCCTGTGGGAGCTGGTCTGGCTGCCCCTATCTGCAGTCACCATCCAGAGTGCTCAGGGCAAGAGGCCCTCGCCCTGTGCCCTGACCGGCCTCGCCAAGCCTGTGGAGTGAGGCGGGGAGCTGGGGGACCACGGGGGCGGAGGGTACAGCTGGGTGGCCGCATATTGCAATGAGGGCTCTGGGCAGTAAGACTGAGGACTTGGCACCTCACAGTCCTGCCAGTTTAGGACGGAGCTTTGTTTACCTGCAaggggtagaaaaaaaaaaaaagactgcagcAGTGTTCAAGACCACCCTCTCCACCAAACCAAGCCACGTGTGCTGGTCCCCCCACCCTACCCAGGGCCCATCCTGGCTTCCAGAAATGGCTTGTAGCCCTGGGGAGCAGAAGATATGCCCGGGAGGATGCCGGCCCTGCCAGCTGGCCTGGGCCCAGATGCCCAACCTCCGACCTCCAGGCCCCATCCCCTGACAGCTCCTTACAGCAGGAGCAGTACAGCAGCTCCATGACCCGGAAGCAGTTGTCCAGCAGGGCTTTGGGCCGCACCGGCTTCAGGTTCGGCCCTGGGGCATTCAGGAGGGACAACACGGATTCCACCTTGGGGCTGACCTCCACATCCTGGAAAGGAGGAAACCGTCAGGAGCGGCGGCGAGATGGGGCCGCACCCCAGGAGAGCCGTGAGCGCTGTCCAGTCACCTGGAGCTGCCCAAACCCCGGAAGAAGGACCAGACATCCTGTGACTATGAGCCTGGATAGCTATTTCTCACCATCTTCTTCCTATGGGCATGGGGAGGGTCCCAGATGCCACCTCTCACCCATGCACAACTCAGaggctttgctttttttccttccttggaAAAATGAGTAAAGGGCTTAGGCCAAGACAGTGAGGAAAGTGGGGTATCTCGCGCCCAGGCACGGCCACCCACCACTGCATGAGGACCCCCTGACCTGGGGAAAACTGTCCCTCAGGAAGCAAACACCTCCATCAACTCCAAGGAACAAGAGAAGGCCCTCACAGGGACACTGAGGCTTAAGTCACATACACAGGGCAGGGCGTCCAGCTCCAAGCTGGTGTGGTTTCTCTCCACGATACGCAACAACAGGGTCATGTGGGGTGTACCGTGGCACCGAGGGAAGGAAGTCCCTGAATAGGAGGTCAGGGCCACTGCAGAAAGCATCGTGGGAAACGTGGGGGTGATCTTCTGGAAGGGGGCGACCACCCAGGCAGCATGTCCTGGGCCAAATTGTCCCTCTCCTCCCCCAAAAATCTGTGTCTTCATCCTACCCcttggtacctgtgaatgtgaccatatttggaaAAAGGCTCTTTGCAGAGGTAATTAAGTTCAGTATCTTAGAAGGACATCATCCTGGATTTCGAGTGGGCTCTAAATCCAATGCCTGATGTCCTTGTAAGAGAAAGGTCACAGAGACAAGGAAACACAGGGCAGAAAGCCATGAAAAGACCGAGACGGCCAGACACCGTGgttcaacctgtaatcccagcactttgggaggcggagggaggcatatcacttgaggccaggagttcaagcccagcctaatcaacatggcaaaaccccgtctctactaaaaatacaggtgtggtgacgggcatctgtaatcccagctacttgggaggctgaggcaggagaattgcttgaacctgggagatagaggttgcagtgagccgagattgcaccactgcactgcagcctgggcgacagagtgagactccgtctcagaaaaaaaaaaaaaaaaaaaaaaagccaccacaGAGGCCAggtagggtggctcatgcctgtaatcccaggactttgggaggctgaggcaggaagatcacttgaagccaggggttcaagaccagccttggcaacacagcgagaccccatctctaaaataataaataaaatgaaatgaaataaaaaagaaaaagagccacCAAGGAGATCAAGGAGTCTCCTGACTTTGTAGAAATTGAGAGCCTCCCCACCAGTCTCGTCCCAGGAAAGCTCCAGGCAGCTGCAAAAACAGGTGCTGGTCCCTAAGCCCTTTCACCATCGGAAGCTCACAGTTGGCCTGGGAAATTCTGCCCACAGGCTGGGCCTTGTCAGCAgctggctgggctgggcagctggTGGGTCCCCGGGACAGGTGTGCATCAGAGTTCTGAGGAGGGCTGGTGGGGACGGGGAGAGGCCCCATAGCACACACAGCCCTCGTGGGTCATCTTGCCACCTTCCTTTTTACTACAACTCAGGCATTTTAgaggccaatatccctgaggcCTCAGACCAATTTCTCTGAGCAGGGCGGGGATGGgggacctctttttttttttaaattaactaaagtccataatTTACATTAGCGTTCACACTCTGttgtacagttctgtgggttgtgaCAAATGCATGATGTCATGTATACACCGTGAACGTATTATatagcatccttttttttttttttttttgagatggagtttttcactcttgtcgcccaggctggaatgcaatggtgcaatctcagctcactgcaacctctgcctcccaggttcaagcgattctcccccctcagcctcccaagtagctgggattacaggtgcccaccaccaggcctggctaatttttgtatttttagtagagatggggtttcaccatttggccaggcaggtcttgaactcctgacctcaggtgatccacccatctcggcctcccaaagtgctgggattacaggcatgagccactgcgccaagccTGCAGCGTTTTACTGCCCTAAACATTCCCTGTGCTCCATCCAttcttcccctctccccctaCCCTGCCTCCAGGACCCTCGTGTTGCAGAAACAAAGAGGGTACGATGACTTGCCCAGGATCAGAGGCATCGCCTGTCCCCAGAGCCCAGCTCTCGTGGCCACCACGGCCGCCTCTTCCTTCCGCAGGCCTCTTTTCCTGCACCCCTCCCCCACTTCTCCCATGCCCCTCGGCTTGTGCCCATCTTTCCGTGTGTTCATCCTTTCCCTCACCAGCCCTTGGCCACACCTCATAGATTCATACACGcgcatgctcacacacacacatgaacacacgtgtgcacacacgaGCCCCGCCTGCCACCCTTCCTCACGACTCACCATGAGGCCCTTCTGGACATTCAGCAGCAGCGTCTGCACCTCCTGCAGGTACTTCCAGGACGGGTGGCCGTCGAGCAGCACGTCCTGCACCGACTCAGTGGCACTGAGACTCACCAAGACCCACAGATACCGCAGCTCCCGCTCGCTCACCCGGGCCCTCTGCTGCGGAGACAGAGAAGTCACTGCAACCCCAGAGACACAGGCCTCTGGGTTCTGAGCAATCTGACCAGCCCCTCACCAGGAACTTGCCCCTGCACAGGGAGCAGACACGGGCTGTGCACTGCGGACAGTGAACAAACGTGTGCCTGGGCCAAGGGCCAGCCTGCTCTTGGGGCTGAGGAGAGGCCCCAGGCCAGCAGCACCACCTGCCAATGCCAGCGCGCCTCTGAGGCTGGGCCCACCGGATGTTGCAGGAGGCAGGGTCCCCCCAGCCCAGGAAGGGATTCTTACCAGCCTGGTGACATTGGCGATTCTGAACACCCCCTCGTAAGGCACACTGATCTTGTAGTTGATGGGGAAGTAGTGTTTCTAGAGAGGCACAGGAACAAACTATGAGGCCAGAAGTAGAAATGGCCAGCaggctccccagcctcccaagtgatcTTTTTTAAGAgttagtctcactctgtcacccagtctggagtgcaggggcaggatcatggctccctgaagcctcgacctcccaggctcaagcaatcctcccacctcagcctcccaaagtgctggggttataggcatgagccaccacgcccggcctccagaTGAATTTTGATGTAGAAGGAGAGAACTCAGGGCCCAGCCTTTTGATGGTAGAGGTGGTCCTGTGCAGAGAGGTCTGCCTGGCTCCTAACTGGGATAAAAACAACTCACTTTCCTCTGGGACACAGGGAGGGCGAAACAAAATACGCAGCTCCTATTAAGGCAGAAGTTTCACGCTCAAGAGTGAGGGCGCGCTACTTCAAGAAAAACATACTATTTTGTGGgtgagaatctttttttttttttttttttgagacggagcctgtatctgtcgcccaggctggagtgcagtggtgtgatctcgactcactgcaacctctgcctcccgggttcactccattctcctgccgagtagctgggactacaggcgcccgccacaacgcccggctaattttttgtgtttttggtagagacggggtttcaccgggttagccaggatggtctcgatctcctgatctcgtgatccgcccgcctcggcctcccaaagtgctgggattacaggcgtgagccactgcgcccggccgagaatcTTATAAAACCTAcgatggtgatggttgcacaactctgtgaactAAAAAACCTTTGAGTTGTGCACTTCAAATGAGTGAATTatgtcttttatatataaatatgtacattctatctcagtaaagctgttaaaataaaaaagacataagccaagtgcagtggctcatgcctgtaaggagagaggctcacttgagcccaggagtttaaggt
This genomic window from Macaca mulatta isolate MMU2019108-1 chromosome 20, T2T-MMU8v2.0, whole genome shotgun sequence contains:
- the MTSS2 gene encoding protein MTSS 2 isoform X6; this translates as MPSRKWLTWLPTPEGPQGTSARRSRACACATAASRPSCGSSPTHCWRASSTRCRSASRTGRRRPTSWTRTTRKSTNEPGMRSKRSRRTRSSCKRRRAKSYLVSQMSVPPAAPPVLVAFVCLPQLRAIGRNLSRPRRSEEGGRSTREGPGAQSPWDPWGPWPGMSPGPLLGKGDLQPQLDSALQDVNDMYLLLEETEKQAVRRALIEERGRFCTFITFLQPVVNGELTMLGEITHLQGIIDDLVVLTAEPHKLPPASEQVIKDLKGSDYSWSYQTPPSSPSSSSSRKSSMCSLAQPATTTTRLSSVSSHDSGFVSQDATYSKPPSPMPSDITSQKSSSSASSEASETCQSVSECSSPTSDWSKVGSHEQPSGATLQRRKDRVELLRDTEPGPASGGTLGPSGEEAPRPRMSPATIAAKHSEEVSPAASDLAMVLTRGLSLEHQKSSRDSLQYSSGYSTQTTTPSCSEDTIPSQGSDYDCYSVNGDADSEGPPEFDKSSTIPRNSNIAQNYRRLIQTKRPASTAGLPTATGLPSGAPPGVATIRRTPSTKPTVRRALSSAGPIPIRPPIVPVKTPTVPDSPGYMGPTRAGSEECVFYTDETASPLAPDLAKASPKRLSLPNTAWGSPSPEAAGYPGAGAEDEQQQLAANRHSLVEKLGELVAGAHALGEGQFPFPTALSATPTEETPTPPPAATSDPPAEDMLVAIRRGVRLRRTVTNDRSAPRIL
- the MTSS2 gene encoding protein MTSS 2 isoform X1, which translates into the protein MGLRPRGRSHTRRGRPLSAAWRREARPGLGASARAARPPPLRGSLRSVRPAAAAARPGPSMETAEKECGALGGLFQAIVNDMKSSYPIWEDFNSKATKLHSQLRTTVLAAVAFLDAFQKVADMATNTRGATRDIGSALTRMCMRHRSIETKLRQFTNALLESLINPLQERIEDWKKAANQLDKDHAKEYKRARHEIKKKSSDTLKLQKKARKGKGDLQPQLDSALQDVNDMYLLLEETEKQAVRRALIEERGRFCTFITFLQPVVNGELTMLGEITHLQGIIDDLVVLTAEPHKLPPASEQVIKDLKGSDYSWSYQTPPSSPSSSSSRKSSMCSLAQPATTTTRLSSVSSHDSGFVSQDATYSKPPSPMPSDITSQKSSSSASSEASETCQSVSECSSPTSDWSKVGSHEQPSGATLQRRKDRVELLRDTEPGPASGGTLGPSGEEAPRPRMSPATIAAKHSEEVSPAASDLAMVLTRGLSLEHQKSSRDSLQYSSGYSTQTTTPSCSEDTIPSQGSDYDCYSVNGDADSEGPPEFDKSSTIPRNSNIAQNYRRLIQTKRPASTAGLPTATGLPSGAPPGVATIRRTPSTKPTVRRALSSAGPIPIRPPIVPVKTPTVPDSPGYMGPTRAGSEECVFYTDETASPLAPDLAKASPKRLSLPNTAWGSPSPEAAGYPGAGAEDEQQQLAANRHSLVEKLGELVAGAHALGEGQFPFPTALSATPTEETPTPPPAATSDPPAEDMLVAIRRGVRLRRTVTNDRSAPRIL
- the MTSS2 gene encoding protein MTSS 2 isoform X2, coding for METAEKECGALGGLFQAIVNDMKSSYPIWEDFNSKATKLHSQLRTTVLAAVAFLDAFQKVADMATNTRGATRDIGSALTRMCMRHRSIETKLRQFTNALLESLINPLQERIEDWKKAANQLDKDHAKEYKRARHEIKKKSSDTLKLQKKARKELLGKGDLQPQLDSALQDVNDMYLLLEETEKQAVRRALIEERGRFCTFITFLQPVVNGELTMLGEITHLQGIIDDLVVLTAEPHKLPPASEQVIKDLKGSDYSWSYQTPPSSPSSSSSRKSSMCSAPSSSSSAKGGGAPWPGGAQTYSPSSTCRYRSLAQPATTTTRLSSVSSHDSGFVSQDATYSKPPSPMPSDITSQKSSSSASSEASETCQSVSECSSPTSDWSKVGSHEQPSGATLQRRKDRVELLRDTEPGPASGGTLGPSGEEAPRPRMSPATIAAKHSEEVSPAASDLAMVLTRGLSLEHQKSSRDSLQYSSGYSTQTTTPSCSEDTIPSQGSDYDCYSVNGDADSEGPPEFDKSSTIPRNSNIAQNYRRLIQTKRPASTAGLPTATGLPSGAPPGVATIRRTPSTKPTVRRALSSAGPIPIRPPIVPVKTPTVPDSPGYMGPTRAGSEECVFYTDETASPLAPDLAKASPKRLSLPNTAWGSPSPEAAGYPGAGAEDEQQQLAANRHSLVEKLGELVAGAHALGEGQFPFPTALSATPTEETPTPPPAATSDPPAEDMLVAIRRGVRLRRTVTNDRSAPRIL
- the MTSS2 gene encoding protein MTSS 2 isoform X4; translated protein: MPSRKWLTWLPTPEGPQGTSARRSRACACATAASRPSCGSSPTHCWRASSTRCRSASRTGRRRPTSWTRTTRKSTNEPGMRSKRSRRTRSSCKRRRAKLRAIGRNLSRPRRSEEGGRSTREGPGAQSPWDPWGPWPGMSPGPLLGKGDLQPQLDSALQDVNDMYLLLEETEKQAVRRALIEERGRFCTFITFLQPVVNGELTMLGEITHLQGIIDDLVVLTAEPHKLPPASEQVIKDLKGSDYSWSYQTPPSSPSSSSSRKSSMCSAPSSSSSAKGGGAPWPGGAQTYSPSSTCRYRSLAQPATTTTRLSSVSSHDSGFVSQDATYSKPPSPMPSDITSQKSSSSASSEASETCQSVSECSSPTSDWSKVGSHEQPSGATLQRRKDRVELLRDTEPGPASGGTLGPSGEEAPRPRMSPATIAAKHSEEVSPAASDLAMVLTRGLSLEHQKSSRDSLQYSSGYSTQTTTPSCSEDTIPSQGSDYDCYSVNGDADSEGPPEFDKSSTIPRNSNIAQNYRRLIQTKRPASTAGLPTATGLPSGAPPGVATIRRTPSTKPTVRRALSSAGPIPIRPPIVPVKTPTVPDSPGYMGPTRAGSEECVFYTDETASPLAPDLAKASPKRLSLPNTAWGSPSPEAAGYPGAGAEDEQQQLAANRHSLVEKLGELVAGAHALGEGQFPFPTALSATPTEETPTPPPAATSDPPAEDMLVAIRRGVRLRRTVTNDRSAPRIL
- the MTSS2 gene encoding protein MTSS 2 isoform X3; amino-acid sequence: METAEKECGALGGLFQAIVNDMKSSYPIWEDFNSKATKLHSQLRTTVLAAVAFLDAFQKVADMATNTRGATRDIGSALTRMCMRHRSIETKLRQFTNALLESLINPLQERIEDWKKAANQLDKDHAKEYKRARHEIKKKSSDTLKLQKKARKGKGDLQPQLDSALQDVNDMYLLLEETEKQAVRRALIEERGRFCTFITFLQPVVNGELTMLGEITHLQGIIDDLVVLTAEPHKLPPASEQVIKDLKGSDYSWSYQTPPSSPSSSSSRKSSMCSAPSSSSSAKGGGAPWPGGAQTYSPSSTCRYRSLAQPATTTTRLSSVSSHDSGFVSQDATYSKPPSPMPSDITSQKSSSSASSEASETCQSVSECSSPTSDWSKVGSHEQPSGATLQRRKDRVELLRDTEPGPASGGTLGPSGEEAPRPRMSPATIAAKHSEEVSPAASDLAMVLTRGLSLEHQKSSRDSLQYSSGYSTQTTTPSCSEDTIPSQGSDYDCYSVNGDADSEGPPEFDKSSTIPRNSNIAQNYRRLIQTKRPASTAGLPTATGLPSGAPPGVATIRRTPSTKPTVRRALSSAGPIPIRPPIVPVKTPTVPDSPGYMGPTRAGSEECVFYTDETASPLAPDLAKASPKRLSLPNTAWGSPSPEAAGYPGAGAEDEQQQLAANRHSLVEKLGELVAGAHALGEGQFPFPTALSATPTEETPTPPPAATSDPPAEDMLVAIRRGVRLRRTVTNDRSAPRIL
- the MTSS2 gene encoding protein MTSS 2 isoform X10, translated to MATNTRGATRDIGSALTRMCMRHRSIETKLRQFTNALLESLINPLQERIEDWKKAANQLDKDHAKEYKRARHEIKKKSSDTLKLQKKARKGKGDLQPQLDSALQDVNDMYLLLEETEKQAVRRALIEERGRFCTFITFLQPVVNGELTMLGEITHLQGIIDDLVVLTAEPHKLPPASEQVIKDLKGSDYSWSYQTPPSSPSSSSSRKSSMCSAPSSSSSAKGGGAPWPGGAQTYSPSSTCRYRSLAQPATTTTRLSSVSSHDSGFVSQDATYSKPPSPMPSDITSQKSSSSASSEASETCQSVSECSSPTSDWSKVGSHEQPSGATLQRRKDRVELLRDTEPGPASGGTLGPSGEEAPRPRMSPATIAAKHSEEVSPAASDLAMVLTRGLSLEHQKSSRDSLQYSSGYSTQTTTPSCSEDTIPSQGSDYDCYSVNGDADSEGPPEFDKSSTIPRNSNIAQNYRRLIQTKRPASTAGLPTATGLPSGAPPGVATIRRTPSTKPTVRRALSSAGPIPIRPPIVPVKTPTVPDSPGYMGPTRAGSEECVFYTDETASPLAPDLAKASPKRLSLPNTAWGSPSPEAAGYPGAGAEDEQQQLAANRHSLVEKLGELVAGAHALGEGQFPFPTALSATPTEETPTPPPAATSDPPAEDMLVAIRRGVRLRRTVTNDRSAPRIL
- the MTSS2 gene encoding protein MTSS 2 isoform X11; protein product: MATNTRGATRDIGSALTRMCMRHRSIETKLRQFTNALLESLINPLQERIEDWKKAANQLDKDHAKEYKRARHEIKKKSSDTLKLQKKARKGKGDLQPQLDSALQDVNDMYLLLEETEKQAVRRALIEERGRFCTFITFLQPVVNGELTMLGEITHLQGIIDDLVVLTAEPHKLPPASEQVIKDLKGSDYSWSYQTPPSSPSSSSSRKSSMCSLAQPATTTTRLSSVSSHDSGFVSQDATYSKPPSPMPSDITSQKSSSSASSEASETCQSVSECSSPTSDWSKVGSHEQPSGATLQRRKDRVELLRDTEPGPASGGTLGPSGEEAPRPRMSPATIAAKHSEEVSPAASDLAMVLTRGLSLEHQKSSRDSLQYSSGYSTQTTTPSCSEDTIPSQGSDYDCYSVNGDADSEGPPEFDKSSTIPRNSNIAQNYRRLIQTKRPASTAGLPTATGLPSGAPPGVATIRRTPSTKPTVRRALSSAGPIPIRPPIVPVKTPTVPDSPGYMGPTRAGSEECVFYTDETASPLAPDLAKASPKRLSLPNTAWGSPSPEAAGYPGAGAEDEQQQLAANRHSLVEKLGELVAGAHALGEGQFPFPTALSATPTEETPTPPPAATSDPPAEDMLVAIRRGVRLRRTVTNDRSAPRIL